A single genomic interval of Symphalangus syndactylus isolate Jambi chromosome 18, NHGRI_mSymSyn1-v2.1_pri, whole genome shotgun sequence harbors:
- the LOC134733437 gene encoding histidine-rich glycoprotein-like, translated as MGLGAAAHVCTHAHTPHTHAHTLHKCTHHAYTPHTQCTHAHTMHTHHTRSAHMHTPCIHTTHMHTMHTCTPCIHTTHMHTYNARAHAMHTHHTLAHMHTMHTPHMHTYNAHVHTMHTPHMHAHTMHMCTYHTYPPCVHTQCTRAHTMHTHHACTQCTRAHTMHTHHTCIHTMHTPCIHHACTMHVHTMHTHMHPHNAHVHTPCIHTTHASTQCAHAHTMHTHTVHTCTHHAYTTHAHHTCIHTMHACTHHAYTPYMHAHTITRAHTIPTMHAHTQCTRAHTMHTHHTQCSHAQCTCAHTMHTYHACTHVCIKT; from the exons ATGGGACTAGGTGCTGCTGCACAcgtatgcacacatgcacacacaccacacacgcatgcacacacgctGCACAAGTGCACACACCatgcatacacaccacacacgcagtgcacacatgcacacaccatgcatacacaccacacacgcagtgcacacatgcacacaccatgcatacacaccacacacatgcacaca atgcacacgtgcacaccatgcatacacactacacacatgcatacatacaatgCACGTGCACACGCCatgcatacacaccacacacttgcacacatgcacaccatgcatacaccacacatgcacacatacaatgCACACGTGCACACCATGCATAcaccacacatgcatgcacacacaatgcacatgtgcacataccATACATACCCACCATGCGTGCACACAcaatgcacacgtgcacacaccatGCATACCCACCATGCATGCACACAATGCACACGTGCCCACACCATgcatacacaccacacatgcatCCACACAATGCACACACCATGCATACACCATGCATGCACAATGCATGTGCAcaccatgcatacacacatgcatccacacaatgcacacgtgcacacaccatgcatacacaccacacatgcatCCACAcaatgtgcacatgcacacaccatgcatacacacacagtgcacacgtgcacacaccatgcatacaccacacatgcacaccacacatGCATCCACACAATGCACGCGTGCACACACCATGCATACACaccatacatgcatgcacacacaatcACACGTGCACACACCATACCcaccatgcatgcacacacacaatgcacacgtgcacacaccatGCATACACACCACACGCAATGCAGTCATGCAcaatgcacatgtgcacacaccatGCATACATAccatgcatgcacacacgtgtgcataAAGACATGA